From the Theileria parva strain Muguga chromosome 3 map unlocalized ctg_531, whole genome shotgun sequence genome, one window contains:
- a CDS encoding putative integral membrane protein gives MPDLIHSEYKFTPDSHPFNRKILQIFKSSETSKSMESTKSIEKYKSLEIPKIVETSKIVETSKIVETPKIVKKYKNMKGSETAGISKINNPENEINNINKNNKINKLDKMDKTFKRKRRLTNLLIFIFILLSYPPSPSLSISTLLNPLSKLLPKLFCECTDLRKDVGSDFEPFLETPPKIIDDSVMEELDGLDDYAQNENEMTHAFTKFFNPPNLNLDIPLKPFNTIDTLSTEDTLSTTDIVDSIDTVDTTGTMSKEGKIRAVSDTLGQVDPFENESDLHFRNPTDDLVDSEAPRVSPFRFTHHKPLNHSDTIDSIDTTDTMDSVDNNLGDAVDGEPRVCPFGFTDGKPKLHSIDDLHLVDPNDSMDSVDPEDTEEVEELEEVEEVVDRLDEKQFEEKILYVITSMKRLKREILEKNMELDTLFMQVEHLRVALSQLDNVFYKSLFSDLETLTRDLNLLRKGNIYYTGDTYNILNNITVMDAIRALFVIYRTPFIVLRHNFPIYQRVELFIYNFLRYKLPKFVYTIYTTVYRVLRRGFRYLYNNAIKFMRNTYIYHSVNRKTISIYDLLLTDYLRDKMNTHVDQVDYSGTNPIVIRLIKILIRLKMVKHYKYVRYGVFRNSVIAMSFLNRNYLSIMDSNPDFFYIKHKDHMTAEVLYYIYKLKFLSFMELFALFFLRYFSIVCNLFLQDQDKLYNKYSKPLLDGMFKFKNLYFFLRGISIIVLQRVDVFMDYCFTYANKVNPELSILVPKDLLNRIFFISVIILLTVLFVFLIQLVFHILTSVVSTVTGNTSSKNTLSSRLRHWYHRSFLRHFFQLMKKTLSGHGKSHKRKHRYHRNFESFHRIIDDGNVTNSDNYKPFKNKVN, from the coding sequence ATGCCAGATTTAATACACTCCGAGTACAAATTCACGCCGGATTCTCACCCCTTCAATCggaaaattttacaaatatttaaatcgTCAGAAACTTCTAAATCTATGGAATCGACAAAATCTATAGAAAAGTATAAATCTTTGGAAATTCCTAAAATTGTGGAAACTTCTAAAATTGTGGAAACTTCTAAAATTGTGGAAACTCCTAAAATTGTgaaaaagtataaaaatatgaaagGTTCTGAAACTGCGGGAATCTCGAAAATAAACAACCctgaaaatgaaataaacaatataaacaaaaataataaaattaataaattggataaaatggataaaacatttaaaaGAAAGAGAAGATTGacaaatttgttaatttttatttttattcttttatCATATCCTCCCTCTCCCTCTCTTTCTATCTCAACATTGTTAAATCCTCTCTCAAAGTTGTTGCCTAAATTATTCTGTGAGTGTACGGATCTGAGGAAGGACGTGGGCTCCGATTTTGAGCCGTTTCTGGAGACTCCGCCGAAGATAATTGACGACTCGGTGATGGAGGAGCTCGACGGACTCGACGACTACGCACAAAACGAAAATGAAATGACACACGCCTTCACCAAATTCTTCAATCCCCCCAATCTTAACCTCGATATCCCCCTCAAACCCTTTAATACCATAGATACTCTTAGTACTGAGGATACTCTTAGTACTACAGATATTGTGGATAGTATAGATACTGTGGATACTACGGGTACTATGAGTAAAGAGGGAAAAATACGTGCAGTTAGTGACACTTTGGGTCAAGTGGATCCGTTTGAGAATGAATCAGATTTACACTTTAGAAATCCCACGGACGACTTAGTTGACTCTGAAGCTCCCAGGGTATCGCCATTCAGATTCACCCATCATAAACCCCTCAATCATTCGGACACTATAGATTCTATAGATACTACAGATACTATGGATAGTGTGGATAATAACTTGGGTGATGCTGTGGATGGAGAACCCAGGGTGTGTCCGTTTGGGTTCACCGATGGTAAACCTAAACTACACTCCATTGACGATCTTCATCTCGTAGATCCTAATGACTCTATGGACTCTGTAGATCCTGAGGATACTGAGGAAGTAGAGGAACTGGAGGAAGTAGAAGAAGTAGTGGACAGACTGGATGAAAAGCAGTTTGAGGAAAAGATCTTGTATGTGATCACCTCGATGAAGCGTTTAAAGAGGGAAATATTAGAGAAGAACATGGAGTTGGATACGCTTTTCATGCAAGTTGAACATCTCCGTGTGGCACTGTCACAGCTTGACAATGTGTTTTACAAGAGTTTATTTAGTGATTTGGAGACTCTGACGAGGGATTTGAACTTGCTCAGGAAAGGGAACATTTACTACACTGGAGATACTTATAATATCCTCAATAACATCACCGTCATGGACGCCATAAGAGCTTTGTTTGTCATTTACCGAACCCCGTTCATTGTCCTACGGCATAACTTTCCCATCTACCAGAGGGTAGAACTGTTTATCTACAATTTCCTAAGGTATAAACTGCCCAAATTTGTGTATACAATTTATACAACGGTGTACAGAGTGTTGAGGAGGGGGTTCCGGTACCTCTACAACAACGCTATAAAATTCATGAGAAACACATACATTTACCACAGTGTTAACAGGAAAACCATTAGCATTTATGATCTTTTGCTCACAGACTACCTCAGGGATAAAATGAACACACACGTGGACCAAGTTGACTATTCAGGGACTAATCCCATTGTCATCAGGTTGATAAAGATATTAATTAGGTTAAAAATGGTGAAGCATTATAAGTATGTGAGGTACGGTGTGTTTAGGAATTCGGTGATTGCAATGTCGTTTTTGAACAGGAATTACCTGTCGATAATGGACAGTAATCCTGACTTTTTCTACATTAAGCACAAGGACCACATGACTGCCGAGGTGCTCTACTACATTTATAAACTTAAGTTCCTCAGCTTTATGGAACTGTTCGCGTTGTTTTTCCTGAGATATTTCTCCATAGtttgtaatttattcctACAAGACCAGGATAaactttataataaatactCTAAGCCGCTGTTGGACGGCATGTTCAAATTTAAGAACTTGTACTTTTTTTTACGAGGGATTTCCATTATTGTATTGCAGAGAGTGGACGTGTTTATGGATTACTGCTTCACGTACGCTAACAAAGTTAACCCGGAACTCTCCATCCTAGTGCCCAAAGACTTGCTAAATCGGATCTTCTTCATTTCTGtgattattttactcaCGGTGCTGTTTGTGTTTTTGATACAGCTGGTGTTTCACATTTTAACATCCGTAGTCTCCACGGTGACTGGGAACACCAGTAGTAAGAACACACTGAGCTCGCGTCTGAGGCACTGGTACCACAGATCATTCCTGAGACACTTCTTCCAGTTAATGAAAAAGACACTCTCAGGACACGGGAAGTCACATAAAAGGAAGCACAGGTATCATCGGAACTTTGAAAGCTTTCACAGGATCATCGATGATGGCAATGTTACCAATTCTGACAACTATAAGCCCTTCAAAAATAAAGTCAATTGA